Within Cucumis melo cultivar AY chromosome 4, USDA_Cmelo_AY_1.0, whole genome shotgun sequence, the genomic segment CAAAGGGTACTAGTGGTGAATAACTACGATATGTATGCATAACAAGTTTTTCTCGTAGAAATATGCATTTGTAACAGGTTGAAAAAACGAATACCAGAAGTTAGTATTTCATAGTAGGTCCGTACTTGATTGTAAAGGTATGAAAAACTTGACAATAAAATACGGTCGAGCACCAAGATTAGTCAAATACTTATACCATTAAAGAGACCTCAACTGTAATCCTCTTGTATTCAAAATCCTCATATGCGTCTAAGAGATGCATTTCAGAGTCTTTGATCCCTGAAATAATCTGCAGCGTAATAGCTCAacatgaaaacataaaatgatgTGGGCAAATATTCAGGTTTGTTACTCGTCGCCCGTGAGTAAATTCAACAAGGATGGTATTACAGACCTTCCCAGATACTTTCTTGCTTGTAACAGGTATGATCGCTGGATAAAGACGTCCTTTAACACTCAGTCTTTGGCTGCAAAATTTCAAGCAAAATACAAATTTCAATCATGAACTCAGGAATGCAAGCAAGCAATAGAAGAATTTTCTTAATCATTCCTGGACAAAATGCTAATCGCATAAACTAAGAATCAAAACCTAGAAATTAGAACAAGCAAATAGATCATATGCAGTTGTGTTTGTAATAGTTATTTGGAGATCCTGATCTGTAAACTTCTAAAGAGAAGACTTAAGCAGATAAAGAACATAAATTCAAGGAAATCATAAGATGGATGCAATAAATAAAATTCTCCTCTAGAAAACCGGCATAAATTGGACTACCATCAAGTCACACACCTATCTCCAAATGTCTCCAAAGAAAATAACCGAAATGATATGCAAATCATACATAGTGAGAGTGTAAAAGAATATTTGTAATGTAATACTGTAGAATAATATTTCGAATGTAATCCTTCTTATCGTAAGGCTGACATTAACTGAAAAACAAAATCCAGAAAATCACAGGTACAGAATTCGTTAAGAATACTTGATACAAGATCAAGATCCACAGACCACAGACTTTTGCGATGACAGAACTAAACAAAGAGAAGCATCAAGCATCAATTCaaaccaaaaaaaatataatagcgCTATGAAATTCTCCTTTAGAGAAACATCACGAATTTGTCAAAAGAGATGAAAATAACAGTGACAATTTGGAAGTCAAAGAGCTAGGATTAGAACTATATTTATGTAATCCTTCCGCGTGATGATGCAAAAATAAACCAAGAAAGGAAACCGAGAAAATCACCAGAAGCATAACAGTTCACTTATAATACTTGATAAAAGATCAACATCCACAAACTTCTACAGAAACAAATTAAACAAGGAAACAGCATCAATCCGAGTGAGATTAATTATACCGAGTGAAATTCTCCTTCAGGAAATCAGCACAAATTAGCATCATCAATGCGACTTTAGCCTCGAATTGATTGattgaaagagaagaaaataacaGCACGATTCGCAAACCAAAGAGCCGAGAGTAGAAGAGTATTTCTCATCATAATCCTTTCTCGCATAACGCTAATGTTAAACTAAGCAGCAAAACCTAGATAATCCAAAACAAGCATGACAGTTCGGCAAcaatacaaaatagaaaatcaaCATCCACTTACTTATCCAAATACAAATTAAGCAGAGAAACAGCACAAATCCAAGTAAATCAAAAGATCAATAGAGTAAATCAGAATCAGAATATAACGAACAGGAATTAGGCTATGATCGATGAGACTTTTACTTCGAATTCAACAAAATAGAAGAAGCTAAGAATGAGGatatgagaaataaaaaggttAAGAGTAGGAGAAAAAATACGTACTAGCCATTGAGAACGGCATCAGAAGATTGAGGAGTACGCTTCAAGAGGATACGAAGAACTTCATCAGCCATGAGAGAGCCGTAGACGAAGACAGAGTGAAGATTCTGCTGCGGATGAAGAGACGCGCGAGCAGCCAGAGATGCTGAATCCATTTCCCACTCAAATTGCTTATAGTTTCTACAAGAAACTAACTGAACGGAACCCACCATCTATTTATATATGTCTACGgatttcatttcttcttcttattattgttattagtTTCAAGTTTACTCTATGTTCTACATGTTGGCTCATTTGGTTTTGTGAATTTTAAGAAGTATTTAATAGGTTTACTTCATGGTTTGTGAGGATGACTTACTTTATCCCGAAAGTCATAAAGTCCATGAAATTCACATGTTTCacctaaaataaatatatataattacaaaaCTACTCAacatatttatatttgtaaaaacATATCTTTGTGTCGAATCCTGGCTcaatcaaatttcaatttttaatttcacaattaaaaaaaaaacctttcgttacatttattttttaaatctaaattttctttaaaaaaattcagGTTACATTACCTTATATTACTtagtttagaattttttttctggGTTCAAATTAATTAGATTTTGATTATATATTGTTAATTTACTAAAATTTACATCATTTTTGTAAATAACGCCTTTATTTTTGTCCATTAAGCTTTTAAAAAATACTGTCTGTTATGTATTTAGCTAGACTTTTAAACAAGAAGTCGAtcataataaatagaaaaaattgcagaaaccTATGAGATTAGTTGTAATCACACCTTAAGCTTAACATTGTTTATAATTACAATTAGCCTCTTGTAATTATAATGATGTATTTTagtcttctttcccttggctgATGATGTCATCGTTACTTAGTTTTCGTTTTATTGAGTTTTCCCTTGGGGGTGTATTTTTCATTGGCTTCTCTCCATTTCGTACACACCAATGAAGAATTGAAGGAATGGACAATCGAGTTTAGAGAAAGAATTATTGTTGTTTTTGGAGTCTAAAGTAACCAAGCTGTAGAGGAAGATGAATAACATAGATAAAGAAAATATGCATAGTTGAAAGCAAGGGTGGAGAAGACGAAGATGGGGAGAGAAAGTGGACGGAGAAGAGAGAGGAAGAGCTGTGAGACGAGAGAAAATCAATTGAAATTATTGACAAACTATTGTGATCGTAACCATCTTCGTAGTTCAAGGGTGGTTTATGCAATTTTTTGATTCTCCTCTACGGCCTTTTCATAACCTTTTTTTCAATTGATTTCAACTTTTTTCCCTCCATCCAGCTAACTATTTTTTCTCCTCGAACATTGGTGAGTTATTTTTAACTTCATTATTGGAATGACTTTTATTTTGATATTCATAGATCTTATTCAAAGCAATGAATTTTCCATGACACAACAATTGATTTACTCAACACTTTGTTTAAATGAAAACAAGAATAAATTGCATTATTGTGTTGTTCGGTAAGGATCAGGCACTAGTGATACCACTTGAATACAATGTGATTATTGTATTCAAGTGGTGTTGAGTTACGATTGTATTGTTTGGTTTAAGGATTAGGCATTACGATTTAAGGATTAGGTACTAGTGGTACCAACCAGTTGGGATCGAAATTGTAAGCCTTAATATAAAAAGTTCTATGCGATGATTGTATTCAAGTGGTGTTGAGCTACGAGATACAATTTTGGCACTGTTTCTTCAATTTGAAAGCAAAATAAATACTCGAACAAATTACAGTATTAGTATTAAATTGCAGTATTATATTGTTAAAATTTGAGGACTAGGCACCAACCAACTTAATTTAAAAGCTAATCCAAGACAAACTACATACCATGATTGTATTAGATGAAAGAAAAATATGAGATGGAGAACAAAAGAGAACCAACAGATAAGGTCCTACTTACATTGCTTATCTTCTGGGTTTTTCCAGCAGCAAATACATTCATTAGTTTACAATATCACAGAAAATAACAAAAGAGATGATGGAGAAAACATTTTATGCCCTGATACAGAGGTAGGTATCTCTATTAATAAGGAACCGAAGGAAAGATGTCAGCATCCATCCTATTTGGAGGAACACAATAACAGTAGCAAGGAAGATAAAAATACAGAAAATGAAGGACCGAATAATAAATAcaataaattcataaatatatcCTTGCATTtgattcttaattttttttttttttttttttttggaaggaAAGTGTGTAGAGAAAACCGATGGTCCGAAATGCACATCGAGTGTTTGTGAAAATGTTTGTATCATTTTTATATGCCAATGGAGGTCTTGCCCATGCTCGATgcagaattgaaaaaaataaaactgtcCAAGAAGTGAaggatatatcatatatatgcATTGAACATTGAACAATGAACAAATAGGTAAATATGGCTTTTTCACCTACAAATTTTATAATTGCACCATTGATATGATAAGCCAAAGAAAATAACCAAACTTACAAGTCCTAAGTTTTCCATTCTGATTAACCATCGAATTACAAGGAAAAATGATATGGGAGTTAAATACTTGAAATTCAATGTCATAGGAAAAAATTATGTCGATACATATGATTGGGTGTATATAGAAAtgttgcaattttttttttctttttttttttttgaaattgtgAGATGATCTGGTTATAGAAACTAGAGTAGAGAAATACTTTTCTATTATGCACGTTTGAAAGAgttttatctttaaaaaaatggaaaaaaaaattaagagtGGGTTTGGAATGTgtttagtttaaaaaataacaattttgtaaaaaaaaatagaattgtTTAACCACCACAAAAATAGATTTCGAGGTGTGTTCTAGACCCTTCTAAAAGTATtacaaaaaatgattttttgtattaaaaaaacaCTCATCCAAATAGACTAAATGTCATTTAAAGTCATTTAATCAAATACCaaacaaatttattattttaaaaactatgaTACTAAATTAAGTCATGGAGAATTTGTATGGATAGTAAAAAATCTAAaccatttacaaaatataacaaatatatatatatatatatatatatatatatatatatatatatatatatatatatatatatatatatatatatatatatatatatatatatatatatatatataaaatgtgttgagaatttaatagattttgctatatgttaTAAATAGTTTCCAAACTAATCATTCCAAAGCACTTAAAATCCAACATAATACGCCATTCAATATTCTATATCGAACATCATGTGCTTAGATTTCTACTAACGAATTTTGACTAGGAAATCAAATGTTGAAAAaactataaataaataaacatataaataaaacaagcacaattcttaaaaaaaacaaaaaaaaaaaaatcaaatgactATCAACTTGGACCTCGGTAGAATACTGCttctaaattcaaaatctaaattaaactttaaaattttcaattttttttctaaagttgtTTTTTCTTAAATCTAGCTTAAAATTCATATGCATTTTTACACGATGGAAAGTTGAAACAAAAATTATTAACAAACAAGCTTAGGTTTGATATTGATTATGATACTTAGCCATAGTCTAGAGGAGACtgaaaaacaattttaataCTGACTAACTTttgataatattattattttaatttttaatatatatattatataaggAGTATAAAGTTGAGAGGGGATAGGACCAAGCCTATACTATATCCGCTGATTTTTATTCTTCCTTCCATAGTGAGTTCAATgccaataaatatttttaatataattttaatagaCCTATGCATCAAAATTTCGTTTGAACCTCATAGTTTCAACAATGTGCTCGATCCTTATATGGCATTTACTTATTTGTTCTTAAGTTTGGCATAAAAAGATACCATATTAGGCCCATGATTTTTCGAACCAGGGCACGATGTCTCATGAAGTAACAACTGTACTgtcataaataatttaatcgAAATAAAGATGGTGGTCATTAGTTACTTTAATGGAAGTTGGGAGAGCAGAAGCTTTTATTTTAGCTGAAAGTATATTTAAGAAAGAAATGATAGATTGAGGAGATGTATGAATGAAGTATTCATTACCTGGAGATGGGAGAGCTGATTCTTAGCATCGTTATCCTTCTCCATCAGCGGCCAGACATTTCTATGGTGTCGTCTGCTGCTCAAATTCTTTCATAAATTTATTAACCCTCTTGATATAAGCTTCCAGATAATCTCGCTTCCACTCCTTGCGATCAGCAGCAGATAAAATtgttcttatatatatatataggacattttaaaaagtagcaaaatgaattaaa encodes:
- the LOC103503732 gene encoding AIG2-like protein D isoform X2, translating into MVGSVQLVSCRNYKQFEWEMDSASLAARASLHPQQNLHSVFVYGSLMADEVLRILLKRTPQSSDAVLNGYQRLSVKGRLYPAIIPVTSKKVSGKIISGIKDSEMHLLDAYEDFEYKRITVEVSLMFGEAISLCLCLGQRKGSKLVWRLGF
- the LOC103503732 gene encoding AIG2-like protein D isoform X1, encoding MVGSVQLVSCRNYKQFEWEMDSASLAARASLHPQQNLHSVFVYGSLMADEVLRILLKRTPQSSDAVLNGYQRLSVKGRLYPAIIPVTSKKVSGKIISGIKDSEMHLLDAYEDFEYKRITVEVSLMDSLEKLLVYAYVWGNEKDPNLYGDWDFEEWRRDHLEAYIEMVEEFMEEYEQHPGP